The Azospirillum sp. TSH100 genome includes a region encoding these proteins:
- the gmd gene encoding GDP-mannose 4,6-dehydratase, whose amino-acid sequence MRKVALITGATGQDGAYLAELLLGKGYVVHGVKRRSSSFNTGRVEHLYRDPHEEDVSFFMHYGDLTDSTNLIRLVQQIQPTEIYNLAAQSHVHVSFETPEYTANADGIGTLRLLEAIRILGLEKTTRFYQASTSELYGKVQETPQRETTPFYPRSPYAAAKLYAYWITVNYREAYGMHASNGILFNHEGPTRGETFVTRKITRAVAAIEHGRQDCLYLGNLDAKRDWGHARDYVEGMWRILQQDEADDYVLATGETHSVREFVELAFGHIGRGIEWRGEGVDEEGICQKTGKVVVRIDPRYFRPTEVDLLLGDPSKARAKLGWTHTTAFRDLVRDMVESDMRLAANGDDHR is encoded by the coding sequence TTGCGCAAAGTTGCCCTCATCACCGGCGCCACCGGCCAGGATGGCGCGTATCTTGCCGAGCTTCTGCTGGGGAAGGGCTATGTCGTCCACGGCGTCAAGCGCCGGTCCTCGTCCTTCAACACGGGGCGGGTGGAGCATCTCTACCGCGACCCGCATGAGGAGGATGTCAGCTTCTTCATGCATTACGGCGACCTGACGGACAGCACCAACCTGATCCGTCTGGTCCAGCAGATCCAGCCGACCGAGATCTACAATCTGGCGGCCCAGAGCCACGTCCATGTGAGCTTCGAGACGCCGGAATACACCGCCAATGCCGATGGCATCGGCACCCTGCGCCTGCTGGAAGCGATCCGCATCCTGGGTCTGGAGAAGACCACGCGCTTCTATCAGGCCTCCACCTCGGAGCTTTACGGCAAGGTGCAGGAGACGCCGCAGCGCGAGACCACGCCCTTCTACCCGCGCAGCCCCTATGCCGCCGCCAAGCTGTATGCCTACTGGATCACGGTGAACTACCGCGAGGCCTACGGCATGCATGCCAGCAACGGCATCCTGTTCAACCACGAGGGCCCGACCCGCGGCGAGACCTTCGTCACCCGCAAGATCACCCGTGCGGTGGCGGCGATCGAGCATGGCCGCCAGGACTGCCTGTATCTGGGCAACCTGGACGCCAAGCGCGACTGGGGCCACGCCCGCGACTATGTCGAGGGCATGTGGCGCATCCTGCAGCAGGATGAGGCCGACGATTACGTGCTGGCCACCGGCGAGACCCATTCGGTGCGCGAGTTCGTCGAACTGGCCTTCGGCCATATCGGCCGCGGGATTGAGTGGCGCGGCGAGGGCGTGGACGAGGAAGGCATCTGCCAGAAGACCGGCAAGGTGGTGGTCCGCATCGATCCGCGCTATTTCCGCCCGACCGAAGTCGACCTGCTGCTGGGCGATCCCAGCAAGGCGCGCGCGAAGCTGGGCTGGACCCACACCACCGCTTTCCGCGATCTGGTACGGGACATGGTCGAATCGGACATGCGGCTGGCAGCCAACGGCGACGATCACCGCTGA
- a CDS encoding GDP-mannose 4,6-dehydratase, with protein sequence MIIGTTTRSKPKTALVFGVSGQDGAYLAQLLLGKGYTVHGTSRDREMSSFANLRRLGIFGRVVLHSTVLTDFRSVVEVIARVRPAEIYNLASQASVGLSFDQPVETLNSTINSTINILEAIRFLNLDARFYNASSSECFGNTSAPADESTPFHPRSPYGVGKAAAYWAVANYREAYGLFACSGILFNHESPLRPVRYVTQKIIRGAADIAEGKADSLELGTLSIARDWGWAPEYVDAMARMLAHDQPEDFVIATGEAHRLEDFVEQAFSYFGLDWRRHVHGNAALLRPSDIAFSVGNPAKAERMLGWRAERRMADVVVGLADAEMARRVAD encoded by the coding sequence ATGATCATCGGAACGACGACCCGGAGCAAACCGAAGACCGCGCTGGTCTTCGGCGTTTCGGGTCAGGACGGCGCCTATCTCGCCCAGCTTCTGCTGGGCAAGGGCTATACGGTCCACGGCACCTCGCGCGACCGGGAGATGTCGAGCTTCGCCAACCTGCGGCGGCTCGGCATCTTCGGCCGGGTCGTGCTTCATTCCACCGTGCTGACCGACTTCCGCAGCGTGGTCGAGGTGATCGCCAGGGTCCGCCCGGCCGAAATCTACAACCTCGCCAGCCAGGCCTCGGTCGGGTTGTCCTTCGACCAGCCGGTCGAGACGCTGAACAGCACCATCAACAGCACCATCAACATCCTGGAAGCGATCCGCTTCCTGAATCTCGATGCGCGCTTCTACAATGCGTCGTCCAGCGAATGCTTCGGCAACACCAGCGCTCCGGCAGACGAATCGACCCCGTTCCATCCCCGCAGCCCCTATGGCGTGGGCAAGGCGGCGGCCTACTGGGCGGTCGCCAACTACCGCGAGGCCTATGGGCTGTTCGCCTGCTCCGGCATCCTGTTCAACCATGAATCGCCGCTGCGGCCGGTTCGCTACGTCACCCAGAAGATCATCCGCGGCGCCGCCGACATCGCCGAAGGCAAGGCCGACAGCCTGGAACTGGGAACGCTGTCGATCGCCCGCGATTGGGGCTGGGCACCGGAATATGTCGATGCCATGGCCCGCATGCTGGCCCATGACCAGCCCGAGGATTTCGTGATCGCCACCGGCGAGGCGCACCGGTTGGAAGACTTCGTCGAACAGGCCTTTTCCTATTTCGGGCTTGACTGGCGCCGGCATGTCCATGGCAATGCCGCCCTGCTGCGCCCGTCGGACATCGCCTTCAGCGTCGGCAACCCCGCCAAGGCGGAACGGATGCTGGGCTGGCGTGCCGAACGCCGGATGGCCGACGTGGTGGTCGGACTGGCTGATGCCGAGATGGCGCGCCGCGTCGCCGACTGA
- a CDS encoding calcium-binding protein, with product METLIGAGGAGFDFITLTAGSSLQVSLLETLVGSSSTDVISVGTTGSTMLVSLLETITGGTGTDVVTLASGGNTLLVSALETLTGAVGSDIVTLGTVGNTLLVSAVETLTGAAGTDVVTLGTVGNTLLVSSIETLTGDTGTDIVTLGTAGNTILVSALETLTGAAGTDIVTLGTAGNTLQIVAFETIIGQNGTDVVFLGTSGNTVLLSGLESLAGAAGTDIVTLGTAGSTMLVTLLETLTGQGGTDVITLVGTGATMLVSGLETLAGAGGSDIITLGTSGSTILVSALETLTGQGGTDVVTLGTAGNTLLVTAVETLTGQGGTDVITLASGGNTILVSALETLTGQGGTDIVTIGTTGSTLLVTAVETLTGQGGTDVITLASGGNTVTASLLETLTGGAGSDLVFLGTSGNTTTVSAIETLVGGDGTDLVIVGTTGSTLLVRAVETIIGQGGTDVITLGNTVNTLVVGGIETLTGGTASDVVTIATTGSTLLVSAVETLTGQGGTDVITLASSGNSITASLLETLTGGAGSDLVFLGTAGNTTTISSVETLVGGAGTDVVTLGTIGSTMLVRAVETITGQGGTDVITLGDTTNTLTVGGIETLTGGTASDVVTIATTGSTLLVSAVETLTGQGGTDVITLAAAGATILASLVETITGGAGSELVFLGTAGNTLTVSAIDILIGGTGTDVVTLGTAGNTVLLRGLETLTGAAGTDAITLGDTGNTLSVSALETLLGGSGTDVVLLSTSGNTLLVSGLETLTGAGGTDVVTLGSAGNTLVATALETIAGGAGTDVVNIGTSGNTLLVSALETLTGGAGTDVVTLGSAGNTLLANLLETVAGGTGSDLVFLGTAGSTALVSGLEILVGGTGTDVVTLGTAGNTVLVRGIETLIGQGGTDVITIGDTGTTMLASGLETLIGGAATDVISLGTVGNTLLVSALETLSGAAGTDVVTIGSAGATLLASGLETLTGGTGSELVFLGTAGNTLSVSGIDILIGGTGTDVVTFGTAGNTLLLRGIETLIGAAGTDVLTLGDTGNTASVSLFETVIGGTGTDVLTIGTVGSTLFVSGLETLTGQGGTDVVTIGSVLGNTLLVTGIETLTGQVGTDVVTLGTVGNTILVSLLETLTGGTGTDVVTLGSVGGTLLASGLETITGGTGSDLVFLGSAGNTLLASALEFLIGGAGTDAITLGTTGNTVIVRGLETLTGQGGTDVVTIGDTGTTMLASGLETLTGGAGTDAITLGTVGNTLLVSALETLSGQGGTDVVTIGSAGATLLASGLETLTGGTGSELVFLGTAGNTLSVSGIDILIGGTGTDVVTFGSAGNTLLLRGIETLIGQGGTDVLTLGDTGNTASVSLFETVIGGAATDVITIGTAGGTLFVSALETLSGQGGTDVVTLGSAGNTLFTTALETITGGAATDVVALGTVGNTLLVSALETVTGGTGTDVITLGTAGSTLTASALETIAGGTGTDWVLLGAAGNTLLVSGLELLVGGAGTELVTLGTVGNTILVRGIETLTGQGGTDVVTIGDTGTTMLASGLETLTGGAGTDAITLGTVGNTLLVSALETITGQGGTDVITIGSVGATFLANALETITGGTGSELVFLGASGNTVTVSAVDILIGGAGTDVVTLGTAGNTVLLRGIETLTGGTGTEVITLGNTGNTLAISLIDTLVGGTGSDVVNIGTTGTTMVLSAIETLTGGTGTDVITLGSTGNTLAITLIDTLTGGASTDVVTLGTTGTTMLVSALETVTGGTGTDVITLGTVGNTLLANAIETIAGGTGSDLVFLGSSGNTVLASGVEILVGGTTTDVVTLGTAGNTVILRGLETLTGQGGTDIITIGDTGTTMLVSALETLVGGAGSDAITLGTTGTTMLVSALETVTGGTGTDVITIGTVGSTFLANALETITGGSGSELVFLGSGGTTALVSAIDILIGGTGTDVVTLGTAGNTVLLRGIETLTGDTGTDVITLGNTFNSLLVSGIETLTGGSASDIVTLGTAGNTLVVSGIETLIGGTGTDIVTIGTAGGTLLALGIETLIGGTGLEVIFTGSAGATLTVSGADFVIGNTGTDVLTLGSAGNTTTIRGIETLIGGAGTDVVFLGDTGNTMTLGLNVEVLVGGTATDVLSISTSGATLLTRAIETLIGSTGTDVITLGDTVNTVTVSGIDTLTGGASTDIVFTGSAGVTMTASGIEFLVGGTGTDVVTLGSSGNTVITRGIDTLSGGAGTDWVFLGDTGVTMALGTGIELLIGGAATDVISLSTSGSTLLTRAVETLIGAAGTDVVTLGDTPNTITVSGIDTLTGGASTDIVFTGSAGVTMLASGVEFLVGGTGSDVVTLGASGNTVITRGIDTMIGGAGSDLVLLGDTGVTMRAESGIEIIVGGAATDVVSLGDGGSTVLLRGIETLVGGTGNDVITTGNTGVTMSVSGVETLIGGLGTDAITVTSGSIRFQGGTGDSISLASGSGTDTVVYSSFSDIAALGANTGFISVSNFQSGTDKVQLTDAARTTADKNGDASLTTATAATNGVSMTNELVSLSSAVSGSLTDANLANFRTALGTLTNSSAGAGTLVLANNGTSSALYQVVDTNGDGQVAASEVRLLGVYNSTVLSLSDINLG from the coding sequence TTGGAAACTCTGATCGGTGCAGGCGGTGCGGGCTTCGATTTCATCACTCTGACTGCCGGCTCTTCCCTGCAGGTTTCGCTGCTGGAAACTCTGGTGGGCAGCAGCTCGACGGACGTGATCTCGGTCGGCACGACCGGCTCGACCATGCTGGTGTCTTTGCTTGAGACGATCACCGGCGGCACGGGCACGGATGTTGTCACGCTGGCCAGCGGCGGCAACACGCTTCTGGTTTCGGCGCTCGAGACGCTGACCGGCGCCGTGGGCTCCGACATCGTCACGCTGGGCACCGTCGGCAACACGCTTCTGGTTTCGGCCGTCGAGACGCTGACCGGCGCTGCGGGTACCGACGTCGTCACGCTGGGCACCGTCGGCAACACGCTTCTGGTTTCGTCCATCGAGACGCTGACCGGCGACACGGGCACCGACATCGTCACGCTGGGCACTGCCGGCAACACCATCCTGGTTTCGGCGCTTGAGACGCTGACCGGCGCCGCGGGCACCGACATCGTCACGCTGGGCACCGCGGGCAACACCCTGCAGATCGTTGCCTTCGAGACGATCATCGGCCAGAACGGCACCGACGTCGTCTTCCTCGGCACGTCCGGCAACACCGTCCTGCTCTCCGGTCTGGAGTCGCTGGCTGGCGCCGCGGGCACCGACATCGTCACGCTGGGCACCGCCGGCAGCACCATGCTGGTCACCCTGCTTGAGACGCTGACGGGCCAGGGCGGCACCGACGTCATCACCCTCGTCGGCACCGGCGCCACCATGCTGGTTTCGGGCCTCGAGACGCTGGCTGGCGCCGGCGGCAGTGACATCATCACCCTGGGCACGTCCGGCAGCACCATCCTGGTTTCGGCGCTTGAGACGCTGACGGGCCAGGGCGGCACCGACGTCGTCACGCTGGGCACCGCGGGCAACACCCTGCTGGTCACCGCGGTCGAGACGCTGACGGGCCAGGGCGGCACCGACGTCATCACGCTGGCTTCGGGCGGCAACACCATCCTGGTTTCGGCGCTTGAGACGCTGACGGGCCAGGGCGGCACCGACATCGTCACCATCGGCACCACCGGCAGCACCCTGCTGGTCACCGCCGTCGAGACGCTGACGGGCCAGGGCGGCACCGACGTCATCACGCTCGCTTCGGGCGGCAACACCGTCACGGCTTCGCTGCTGGAGACCCTGACCGGCGGCGCCGGTTCGGACCTGGTCTTCCTCGGCACGTCCGGCAACACCACCACCGTTTCGGCGATCGAGACGCTGGTCGGCGGTGACGGCACCGACCTCGTCATCGTCGGCACCACCGGCAGCACCCTGCTGGTCCGTGCGGTCGAGACGATCATCGGTCAGGGCGGCACCGACGTCATCACGCTGGGCAACACCGTCAACACGCTGGTCGTGGGCGGCATCGAGACGCTGACCGGCGGCACCGCCAGCGACGTCGTCACCATCGCCACCACCGGCAGCACCCTGCTGGTCTCGGCGGTCGAGACGCTGACGGGCCAGGGCGGCACCGACGTCATCACGCTGGCCTCCAGCGGCAACAGCATCACGGCCTCGCTGCTGGAGACCCTGACCGGCGGCGCCGGTTCGGACCTGGTCTTCCTCGGCACCGCCGGCAACACCACCACCATTTCGTCGGTTGAGACGCTGGTCGGCGGTGCGGGCACCGATGTCGTCACGCTGGGCACCATCGGCAGCACCATGCTGGTGCGCGCGGTCGAGACGATCACGGGCCAGGGCGGCACCGACGTCATCACGCTGGGCGACACCACCAACACGCTGACCGTCGGCGGCATCGAGACGCTGACCGGTGGCACCGCCAGCGACGTCGTCACCATCGCCACCACCGGCAGCACCCTGCTGGTCTCGGCGGTCGAGACGCTGACGGGCCAGGGCGGCACCGACGTCATCACGCTGGCCGCTGCCGGCGCGACGATCCTCGCCAGCCTGGTCGAGACCATCACCGGCGGCGCCGGCTCCGAGCTGGTGTTCCTCGGCACGGCCGGCAACACGCTGACCGTTTCGGCCATCGACATCCTGATCGGCGGCACGGGCACCGACGTCGTCACGCTGGGTACCGCTGGCAACACGGTTCTGCTGCGCGGCCTGGAGACCCTGACGGGCGCTGCCGGCACCGACGCCATCACGCTCGGCGACACCGGCAACACGCTCTCCGTCTCCGCTCTCGAGACGCTGCTCGGCGGTTCCGGCACCGACGTCGTCCTGCTCAGCACCTCGGGCAACACCCTGCTGGTTTCGGGCCTTGAGACGCTGACCGGCGCCGGCGGCACCGACGTCGTCACGCTGGGTTCGGCCGGCAACACCCTGGTCGCCACGGCTCTCGAGACGATCGCGGGCGGTGCGGGCACCGATGTCGTCAACATCGGCACTTCGGGCAACACGCTGCTCGTCTCGGCTCTCGAGACCCTGACCGGCGGTGCTGGCACCGATGTCGTCACGCTGGGTTCGGCTGGCAACACCCTGCTCGCCAACCTGCTCGAGACGGTCGCCGGCGGCACGGGCTCCGATCTGGTCTTCCTCGGCACGGCCGGCAGCACGGCTCTGGTGTCGGGTCTGGAGATCCTGGTCGGCGGCACGGGCACCGACGTCGTCACGCTGGGCACGGCCGGCAACACCGTCCTCGTCCGCGGCATCGAGACCCTGATCGGTCAGGGCGGCACCGACGTCATCACCATCGGTGACACCGGCACCACCATGCTGGCTTCGGGCCTCGAGACCCTGATCGGCGGCGCTGCCACCGACGTGATCTCGCTGGGCACGGTCGGCAACACCCTGCTGGTCTCGGCTCTGGAAACCCTGTCGGGCGCTGCTGGCACCGACGTCGTCACCATCGGTTCGGCCGGCGCCACGCTGCTGGCTTCGGGCCTGGAGACGCTGACGGGCGGCACCGGCTCCGAGCTGGTCTTCCTGGGCACGGCCGGCAACACGCTCTCGGTGTCGGGCATCGACATCCTGATCGGCGGCACGGGCACCGACGTCGTCACCTTCGGCACGGCCGGCAACACGCTGCTGCTCCGCGGCATCGAGACGCTGATCGGCGCCGCCGGCACCGACGTGCTGACGCTGGGCGACACGGGCAACACCGCGTCGGTTTCGCTGTTCGAGACGGTCATCGGCGGCACGGGTACCGACGTCCTCACGATCGGCACCGTTGGCAGCACCCTGTTCGTTTCGGGTCTGGAGACCCTGACGGGCCAGGGCGGCACCGATGTCGTCACCATCGGTTCGGTCCTCGGCAACACCCTGCTGGTGACCGGCATCGAGACGCTGACCGGTCAGGTCGGCACCGACGTCGTCACGCTGGGCACGGTCGGCAACACCATCCTGGTGTCGCTGCTCGAGACCCTGACCGGCGGCACGGGCACCGACGTCGTCACCCTGGGCTCGGTCGGCGGCACGCTGCTGGCTTCGGGTCTGGAGACGATCACCGGCGGCACGGGTTCGGACCTGGTCTTCCTGGGCTCGGCTGGCAACACCCTGCTGGCTTCGGCTCTTGAGTTCCTGATCGGCGGTGCTGGCACCGACGCGATCACGCTGGGCACGACGGGCAACACCGTCATCGTGCGCGGCCTCGAGACGCTGACGGGTCAGGGCGGCACCGACGTCGTCACCATCGGCGACACCGGCACCACCATGCTGGCCTCGGGTCTGGAGACGCTGACGGGCGGTGCGGGCACCGACGCCATCACTCTGGGCACGGTCGGCAACACCCTGCTGGTCTCGGCTCTGGAAACCCTGTCGGGTCAGGGCGGCACCGACGTCGTCACCATCGGTTCGGCCGGCGCCACGCTGCTGGCTTCGGGCCTGGAGACGCTGACGGGCGGCACCGGCTCCGAGCTGGTCTTCCTGGGCACGGCCGGCAACACGCTCTCGGTGTCGGGCATCGACATCCTGATCGGCGGCACGGGCACCGACGTCGTCACCTTCGGTTCGGCCGGCAACACGCTGCTGCTCCGCGGCATCGAGACGCTGATCGGCCAGGGCGGCACCGACGTGCTGACGCTGGGCGACACGGGCAACACCGCGTCGGTTTCGCTGTTCGAGACGGTCATCGGCGGCGCTGCCACCGACGTCATCACGATCGGCACCGCCGGCGGCACCCTGTTCGTCTCGGCTCTGGAAACCCTGTCGGGTCAGGGCGGCACCGACGTCGTCACCCTGGGTTCGGCCGGCAACACCCTGTTCACGACCGCCCTTGAGACGATCACCGGCGGCGCTGCCACCGACGTCGTCGCGCTGGGCACGGTCGGCAACACGCTGCTGGTCTCGGCTCTCGAGACGGTCACCGGCGGCACGGGCACCGACGTCATCACGCTGGGCACGGCGGGCAGCACGCTCACCGCTTCGGCGCTGGAGACGATCGCCGGCGGCACGGGCACCGATTGGGTCCTCCTCGGCGCGGCCGGCAACACCCTGCTGGTCTCGGGTCTGGAACTGCTGGTCGGCGGCGCGGGTACCGAACTGGTCACCCTCGGCACGGTCGGCAACACCATCCTCGTCCGCGGCATCGAGACGCTGACGGGTCAGGGCGGCACCGACGTCGTCACCATCGGCGACACCGGCACCACCATGCTGGCCTCGGGTCTGGAGACGCTGACGGGCGGTGCGGGCACCGACGCCATCACTCTGGGCACGGTCGGCAACACCCTGCTGGTCTCGGCTCTCGAGACGATCACCGGCCAGGGCGGCACGGACGTCATCACCATCGGTTCGGTCGGCGCGACCTTCCTGGCCAATGCTCTGGAGACGATCACCGGCGGCACGGGTTCGGAACTGGTGTTCCTGGGCGCGTCCGGCAACACGGTCACGGTGTCGGCTGTCGACATCCTGATCGGCGGTGCTGGCACCGACGTGGTCACCCTCGGCACGGCCGGCAACACGGTGCTGCTGCGCGGCATCGAGACGCTGACCGGCGGCACGGGCACTGAAGTCATCACGCTGGGCAACACCGGCAACACGCTGGCGATCTCGCTGATCGACACGCTGGTTGGCGGCACGGGCTCCGACGTCGTCAACATCGGCACCACCGGCACCACCATGGTGCTGTCGGCGATCGAGACGCTGACCGGCGGCACGGGCACCGACGTGATCACCCTGGGCTCGACCGGCAACACGCTGGCGATCACCCTGATCGACACCCTGACGGGTGGCGCTTCGACCGACGTCGTCACCCTGGGCACGACCGGCACCACCATGCTGGTTTCGGCTCTGGAGACGGTCACCGGCGGCACGGGCACCGACGTCATCACGCTTGGTACGGTTGGCAACACCCTGCTCGCCAATGCCATCGAGACGATCGCCGGCGGCACGGGCTCCGACCTCGTGTTCCTGGGCTCGTCGGGTAACACCGTCCTGGCCTCGGGCGTCGAGATCCTGGTCGGCGGCACCACCACCGATGTCGTCACGCTGGGCACGGCCGGTAACACGGTCATCCTGCGCGGCCTGGAGACCCTGACGGGTCAGGGCGGCACGGACATCATCACCATCGGCGACACCGGCACCACCATGCTGGTCTCGGCGCTGGAGACCCTGGTCGGCGGTGCGGGCTCCGACGCGATCACCCTCGGCACGACCGGCACCACCATGCTGGTTTCGGCGCTCGAGACGGTGACCGGCGGCACGGGCACGGACGTCATCACCATCGGCACGGTCGGCTCGACCTTCCTGGCCAATGCTCTGGAGACGATCACCGGCGGTTCGGGTTCGGAACTGGTGTTCCTGGGTTCGGGCGGCACGACGGCCCTGGTTTCGGCGATCGACATCCTGATCGGCGGCACCGGCACCGACGTGGTCACCCTCGGCACGGCCGGCAACACGGTGCTGCTGCGCGGCATCGAGACGCTGACCGGCGACACTGGCACCGACGTCATCACGCTGGGCAACACCTTCAACTCGCTGCTCGTCAGCGGGATTGAGACGCTGACCGGCGGTTCGGCTTCGGACATCGTCACGCTGGGCACGGCCGGCAACACGCTGGTGGTGTCGGGCATCGAGACCCTGATCGGCGGCACGGGCACCGACATCGTCACCATCGGCACCGCCGGCGGTACGCTGCTGGCTCTCGGCATCGAGACGCTGATCGGCGGCACGGGCCTTGAGGTGATCTTCACCGGTTCGGCGGGTGCGACCCTGACCGTCTCGGGCGCGGACTTCGTGATCGGCAACACCGGCACCGACGTCCTGACCCTGGGTTCGGCTGGCAACACCACCACGATCCGCGGCATCGAGACGCTGATCGGCGGTGCGGGCACCGACGTCGTGTTCCTGGGTGACACCGGCAACACGATGACGCTCGGCCTGAACGTCGAAGTCCTGGTCGGCGGCACGGCCACCGACGTGCTGAGCATCAGCACTTCGGGCGCCACCCTGCTGACCCGTGCGATCGAGACCCTGATCGGCAGCACCGGCACCGACGTGATCACGCTCGGCGACACGGTGAACACGGTCACCGTGTCGGGCATCGACACCCTGACCGGCGGTGCCAGCACCGACATCGTCTTCACCGGCTCGGCCGGCGTGACGATGACGGCTTCGGGCATCGAGTTCCTGGTCGGCGGCACCGGCACCGACGTCGTCACCCTGGGCTCCTCGGGCAACACCGTCATCACCCGCGGCATCGATACGCTGTCGGGCGGTGCGGGCACCGACTGGGTGTTCCTGGGCGACACCGGCGTCACCATGGCGCTGGGCACCGGCATCGAACTGCTGATCGGCGGCGCTGCCACCGACGTCATCAGCCTCTCCACCTCGGGCAGCACCCTGCTGACCCGCGCGGTCGAGACGCTGATCGGCGCGGCCGGCACCGACGTGGTCACGCTGGGCGACACGCCGAACACGATCACCGTGTCGGGCATCGACACCCTGACCGGCGGTGCGAGCACCGACATCGTCTTCACCGGCTCTGCCGGCGTGACGATGCTGGCGTCTGGCGTCGAGTTCCTGGTCGGCGGCACCGGTTCGGACGTCGTGACCCTGGGTGCGTCGGGCAACACCGTCATCACCCGCGGCATCGACACCATGATCGGTGGTGCGGGCAGCGACCTGGTCCTGCTGGGTGACACCGGCGTGACCATGCGTGCGGAGAGCGGCATCGAGATCATCGTCGGCGGCGCGGCCACGGATGTGGTCAGCCTCGGCGACGGCGGCTCGACGGTCCTGCTGCGCGGCATCGAGACGCTGGTCGGCGGCACGGGCAACGACGTGATCACCACCGGCAACACCGGCGTGACCATGTCGGTCTCGGGCGTCGAGACGCTGATCGGCGGCCTGGGCACCGATGCGATCACGGTGACCAGCGGGTCGATCCGCTTCCAGGGTGGTACTGGCGACAGCATCAGCCTGGCGTCGGGCAGCGGCACCGATACGGTGGTGTACTCGTCCTTCAGCGACATCGCTGCACTGGGCGCGAACACCGGCTTCATCTCGGTGTCGAACTTCCAGTCGGGCACCGACAAGGTGCAGCTGACGGATGCCGCCCGGACGACGGCGGACAAGAATGGCGACGCTTCGCTGACCACGGCGACCGCGGCGACCAACGGGGTGAGCATGACCAACGAACTGGTCAGCCTGTCCTCGGCGGTCAGCGGCAGCCTGACGGATGCGAACCTGGCCAACTTCCGTACGGCTCTGGGTACGCTGACGAACTCGTCGGCTGGTGCGGGCACGCTGGTTCTGGCCAACAACGGCACCAGCTCCGCTCTCTACCAGGTGGTCGACACCAACGGCGACGGCCAGGTGGCCGCGTCCGAGGTGCGTCTGCTCGGCGTCTACAACAGCACGGTGCTCTCGCTCTCCGACATCAACCTCGGTTGA